The genomic interval GGTGAAAGCTTTTCTGCCAGTTTAGTGAGTTCAATCAGCCCACTGTTTTCTGAGCCAGTGGTATCCACCAAATCAAAATTTCTTGCTTCTCTCTGTAAAGTAAGtctagaatttttttcagtgaagattcTCCTGTTACTACCTGATTCCAGGTTTTCAGGCTTTTAAGTATTTATAACATCAGAGTCATGATAAGATCCTGATATTTACTGAATTAGTTTCTAAAAGCTCTTGACAGAGCTGGAGCCTTGGCTGTGCTAGGTGCCAGACGGTTTAGGAATATTACTAAATACagtaagcaggaaaaaagaaatggatacATGCCTGTATGGGCAGCAGTGCTGTATAGCTTGCTAGTCTTACATCATTATCAGCACTCTATATGGCAACCAACGTAagttttcttgggtttggggttttgtctgtgtgtttgtgcatgtgtaaCTGTTTCTTGTTTCTAGGATCAGAAAAATACCACCATTATCTCCCCTAGGAGCCTGCAGCCACATCGAGGTACAGTAACAAAGGTGCTGAGAAGCAAGCAGCAACATCAGAAGCAAGGTGATGTCTTATTCAGTTCATACTGTTGCCATCTTCCCCTTGGTCAAAAAGCATATGCTATGGCACTACAGTGAGAATGTGGTGTCCTCCTCAGCCTGAGGATCTTCGTACCTGTCTTCACCAGCTTCATAAGAAGCCAAAACCTGACATATCTGGATGGGGAGTGGCAGTTGGTGGGAATAAACAACAGGATTTGCACACTTCTGGCTCTTTTTTGAGGTCACAATCATTCCACACTGGCACTAACcgtattttcctgtttcagttttgtgcaTGCAAAAAATTAAGTAACAGAAGTAGAAGACTGAGGTGCTTTTCAGTAATTTACatgctatttattttgtagTATTTCTGCCCTGGCTATTCTATTAATgataaaatgtgttaaaattttttttcaaataaattgtCGTCTTTCTACAGTTCACCACGAGCATAGCTTCAAGTGCAGTATTTGTGAAATAATCACAGAACTTACATACACACTATGCCTTCTATGCCCTGCTGGTTATACATAGGCTGTCACACAACTTCTGAAAAAGTTACAAGTCTTACCAATTTCAAATGGATAGGATACATGCTGCAGAAAATGTAGACATCAGATCCAGTTCTCCAGAAAATTTCTCAGCCTACATAAATTGTTAATAATGTACAGCTGAAATACCAATGACCTGCAAATTATGCACACATTTTCCTCCCATCAGGTTACAAAGGCATGGCAGAACTGGGCAATATGTGTCATCTCATCATACAAACTCAGCTTTCTGGTCCACACTCCTTCACTTGTTACAAAGCTTACTTCAGGTGTTGATCTTATATACACGAACAATCACTGCAGAGATCACGGACAAGTTCTGTTATGGGATACAGAATTCCAGACAGAAAGTACCAAATTGGCAGGAAGTTCCCAGTTACATGCATAGCACAGGGTAGCAGCAGAGACGGCAATTAGCACTCTGTACCTTAGgaataaaagcacagaaagtttCCAGCTAGGCTGCAAGATTGCGCAAGGGTCAGTGATATAACAGGAGAGGCTCAAgacaaacattttttgaaatgtattaGTTTTTGGAAAGCCTGTTTAAATTCTTCATTAAAAGCTGTATAAATGACTGGATTGATCAATGAGTTTAAGTAACCTAACCATGTAAAAAAGTCCAGTAGGATGGGATGAAACCAACAAGCATCTTGGCAGATCGGTAGGACTAGGGACATAACAAAAAAAGGCAgccagcagaaaatgaaagctcCCAGAATAATGCCTAAAGTTTTGGtagctttcctttctcttgcagcagaaattcttttcctttccaggacACTATCTGCAAGTCTTATTTTAACATGATTGATAAATATTGGGGACCCACCTGAATGGGAATGCCCTTCATGAAGGCTAGCATtgatggagcagagggaagaCCCAGCAGAGCCAGTAATCAGGTGTGCAGTAGTAAAACGTTTCCCATATAATGAGGGTGGCTTCAGAATCCTGGATCGAGCTGCTACATAAATTCTGCCATACAATATCAGGAGCAGCACAGTCGGGATGTAGAAAGCTCCACAAGTGGAATAAATTGTGTAGGATATTTGATCTGTGTTCACAGTACACTTTGCAATTTCTTCATGAGCTTTCACTTGCCTCCAAAAAAATGGTGGCACAGAAATACTAATCGATATCATCCAGACCACAGCAATCATGAGCGCTGCTCGGCCAGCAGTCCGGCGTTTGGCATATTCCAAAGCGTCTGTGATAGCCCAGTATCTGTCCAGTGCAATAACACAGAGGTGCAGGATTGAGGCTGTGCAGCATGTGATGTCTGATGATAACCATATATCACACAACACCTGGCCAAAGGCCCAGGTGTGGGTGACAGTGTAAGCAATACTGATGGGCATTACTAGGACAGACACTAGCAGGTCAGTCACTGCCAAGGAGCCAATGAGGTAATTTGCAGGTGTGTGGAGCTTTCTAGTCAGAAAAATTgtaataacaacaaaaacatttgcaagGATTGTTGCCAAAGTTATAACAGAGAGAAGGACTGACAGTGAAATCTTCAGCCCTAATAGTGTCCTTTCATCCAAAGCCAGCGgtgtttcagtgaaatttaATGTCTTATTTGCTGAGCTCTGGAGAAAGAGCTCTGCTGAATGGTTATACTGAGTCATTCTCCACTCTGATTTCACTTTTCACTTTCCAGGGTAATCTTTCTGGGATGATGACGAAAGATGCTTACTTTTTTGCTGAAATAGAACTTTTCATACTAGAGTCCAACACTGAAGAAAGATTAACTTGTTGAAAACCTCAGCTTGCACAGTAGATGAGGTGTTCTCCTAAGCTAGATTTTCCATCACATTGCACCAATGGCATCactgttaaaacaaaatattaacgTAATCATCCAGACATGATTCTGTTGTATAACAATACAAGCACTACTATACATGGTAGGAATTCAggtgtttttcattttcatcttgcAGATGACTAAATCATTCTTTATTACCTTTTAGTCACACCTCCTTTCTGAACTAatcttctgcaaagctgcataAATCAATACTGAAGAGCAAGAGGCCAAAAAAATACCCAGTCTGGGCATGTGATTGATGCCCCTGTGGGTGGGACAAAGCTATTCCTCAagtgtgttttctctttctctctaaCAGCTGAATGTCATGTTTTTGATATTTATAAGGGACACTTCATTAGTAAGAGCACTCAAGTTATAAAACAATACTGTCTGGATTCCTTCTGTAAACATAATTTCTGCCAGATTGGTAAACTAAgactttttttgaaaagtgcagagctctgttttcatttactcCTAGAGACCATTCAGGTTTTCTCTTCAACATTCAGTCTTCAAACACTGAAGTCAGGTGTTGGACACCAGAATTCAATGCACTGGCGCTGAAGCTCACAGCATGCTCCAAGTACTGAGATGTTCCTGATCATACACGGGGTGAATGATTGTAATGACTCATGGAGTGGCGATTCCCTCACAAGCGAAAGAATAGACTGGTTAAGGGgatctggaaaaagaaagcaaaagtttcAGTCCAGAATGGTGATACAAGAGTTATGGAAGCTGATGTATCACAGTATACAATCTACAAGctttccattcttttctttaGAATCACTTAGTGCAACTCGGAATCTTTGCAAACCTGAAGAAAACATCCCAAGACAGGTTTCCTTGAGACCTTCCACTCAGATCCACCCATGAGTACCAGCGTGGCACGTACATTATGCCAGCCCAAGCTTTCTTGAAAGAGATCCTGAATATGGGCCATGAACTGCTTTGACACACGCTGTGAGGGCCAAAAAGAGATGCCAGACTTCTCCAAGAAGATAATCACCAGGCCAGCCTCCTCCCAGCCACCAAGGAGACGTACCTCTGTGGGTCGTAGCTGGTACAGTTTCATGCCATCTGACACACAACAGAGTCAGGCAGGTAGGGATCTCTGGAGCAAGAGCATCACATATTCTACGTGAAACACCAGCACTTTGGTGTCAGACAGCCTCTCTGGAGCTCCTGCATCCTAACATAAGAAACAGCACTTCAGTTCTGCgtgtttgatttctttaaatacatcCACCTTCTGTGAGTCAAACTTATTTTTAGagacactttttcttttgtatttttccagtcAGGGGACCTAGAATAGTCTCG from Falco biarmicus isolate bFalBia1 chromosome 3, bFalBia1.pri, whole genome shotgun sequence carries:
- the HTR1D gene encoding 5-hydroxytryptamine receptor 1D, with the protein product MTQYNHSAELFLQSSANKTLNFTETPLALDERTLLGLKISLSVLLSVITLATILANVFVVITIFLTRKLHTPANYLIGSLAVTDLLVSVLVMPISIAYTVTHTWAFGQVLCDIWLSSDITCCTASILHLCVIALDRYWAITDALEYAKRRTAGRAALMIAVVWMISISISVPPFFWRQVKAHEEIAKCTVNTDQISYTIYSTCGAFYIPTVLLLILYGRIYVAARSRILKPPSLYGKRFTTAHLITGSAGSSLCSINASLHEGHSHSGGSPIFINHVKIRLADSVLERKRISAARERKATKTLGIILGAFIFCWLPFFVMSLVLPICQDACWFHPILLDFFTWLGYLNSLINPVIYTAFNEEFKQAFQKLIHFKKCLS